In Planktothrix serta PCC 8927, a single genomic region encodes these proteins:
- a CDS encoding TrmH family RNA methyltransferase: MLTSLQNPLVKQIRKLHQAKGRKEQQLFLLEGTHLVEAACAVEYPLTTVCCTPVWQERHQLLSEVLGQCSQRFELVSPEVLEAIATTVHPDGVIALAPRMPSKPHTLEGLGIALETVQDPGNLGTIIRTATAAGVDGLWLSADSVDLDHPKVLRASAGAWFRLNKTVSSSLMADITNFQQPGLQIVATVPQASISYWELDFTQPTLMIFGNEGAGLSPDLQALAHHQVQIPLQRGVESLNVGISVALMLYEAQRQRRGVLTVDG, from the coding sequence ATGTTAACCAGTCTGCAAAATCCCTTGGTGAAGCAAATTCGCAAGCTCCACCAAGCTAAGGGACGAAAAGAACAACAGTTATTTTTATTGGAAGGAACCCACTTAGTCGAAGCAGCCTGTGCGGTGGAATATCCGTTAACAACGGTCTGTTGTACTCCTGTTTGGCAAGAGCGTCATCAACTCCTATCGGAGGTTTTAGGCCAGTGTTCCCAGCGCTTTGAATTGGTCAGTCCAGAAGTATTGGAAGCGATCGCTACAACCGTTCACCCCGATGGAGTCATTGCCTTAGCGCCTCGAATGCCCTCTAAACCCCACACCCTTGAGGGTTTAGGCATCGCCTTAGAAACTGTGCAAGATCCTGGTAACTTAGGAACTATTATTCGGACAGCCACCGCCGCAGGTGTAGACGGGTTGTGGTTGAGTGCCGATAGTGTAGATTTGGATCACCCTAAAGTTTTAAGAGCCTCTGCGGGCGCTTGGTTCCGCTTAAATAAAACAGTATCTTCGAGTTTAATGGCTGATATTACTAATTTTCAGCAACCAGGATTACAAATTGTAGCGACTGTTCCCCAGGCTTCTATTTCCTATTGGGAATTAGATTTTACTCAACCGACCCTGATGATATTTGGCAATGAAGGCGCTGGACTGTCTCCCGACCTTCAAGCCTTAGCCCATCATCAGGTTCAAATTCCCTTACAGCGAGGGGTTGAATCCCTGAATGTTGGGATTAGTGTCGCCCTGATGCTCTATGAAGCTCAACGCCAAAGAAGAGGGGTGTTGACGGTTGACGGTTGA
- a CDS encoding ATP-dependent Clp protease proteolytic subunit yields MPIGIPSVPYRLPGSQYERWIDIYTRLGVERILFLGQEVTDGLANRIVAQMLYLDAEDSNKPIYLYINSPGGSVTAGMAIYDTMQYIKADVVTICVGLAASMGAFLLAAGSPGKRLALPHARIMIHQPLGGARGQATDIEIEAREILRIRSLLNEILVSRTGQTLEKIQKDTDRDYFLSAPEAKDYGLIDQVIEERVPVALTAG; encoded by the coding sequence ATGCCTATTGGGATTCCGAGTGTTCCTTATCGTCTTCCGGGTAGTCAATACGAAAGATGGATTGATATTTATACCCGTTTGGGTGTAGAACGAATTTTATTTTTGGGTCAAGAAGTCACCGATGGGTTAGCAAATCGGATTGTCGCCCAAATGCTGTATTTAGATGCGGAGGATTCTAATAAACCCATTTATTTGTATATCAATTCTCCGGGGGGATCGGTAACAGCAGGTATGGCGATTTACGATACCATGCAATACATTAAAGCCGATGTGGTTACAATTTGTGTGGGTTTAGCTGCGTCAATGGGGGCGTTTTTATTAGCGGCCGGAAGCCCCGGAAAACGTTTGGCTTTACCTCATGCTCGGATTATGATTCACCAACCTTTAGGAGGGGCAAGGGGTCAAGCAACGGATATCGAAATTGAAGCCAGAGAAATTTTGAGAATCCGCAGCTTATTGAATGAGATTTTAGTCAGTCGTACCGGGCAAACCTTGGAAAAAATTCAGAAAGATACGGATCGAGATTATTTCCTTTCTGCCCCGGAAGCGAAGGATTATGGTTTAATTGACCAAGTGATTGAAGAACGGGTTCCGGTGGCATTAACCGCAGGTTAA
- a CDS encoding DnaJ domain-containing protein has translation MDTTDYYRQLGLRFGASLEAVKSSYRKLARQYHPDVNPGNEAARDKFMAITEAYKFLLTVAKPEAELEPVTASTKPGGSQSGFSHYQAPKVKITAKSPPIQFNVELTKEEQKIKQSSYLELQNLLKYKRFPRAIALIEGLAQRIPHDPEIRQWQAISYQRWGRQLIAEKQVEKARNYLKKALKTDPHNRALWAEVERDFRQLEKIY, from the coding sequence ATGGATACAACAGATTATTATCGACAATTAGGCTTAAGATTCGGCGCCAGTTTAGAGGCGGTGAAATCGTCTTATCGGAAGTTAGCCAGACAATATCATCCTGATGTAAATCCGGGGAATGAAGCCGCCAGAGACAAGTTTATGGCGATCACAGAAGCTTATAAATTTTTGTTAACCGTAGCCAAACCAGAAGCGGAATTAGAACCTGTAACGGCTTCGACTAAACCCGGAGGATCTCAGTCGGGATTTTCTCATTATCAAGCTCCAAAAGTTAAAATTACAGCTAAAAGTCCACCGATTCAATTTAATGTTGAATTAACAAAAGAAGAACAAAAAATTAAACAAAGTTCTTATTTAGAGTTACAAAATCTATTAAAATATAAGCGTTTTCCCCGTGCGATCGCTTTAATTGAAGGGTTAGCCCAACGCATTCCCCATGACCCCGAAATTCGCCAATGGCAAGCCATTTCCTATCAACGTTGGGGACGACAATTAATTGCAGAAAAGCAGGTAGAAAAAGCTAGAAATTATTTAAAGAAAGCGTTAAAAACCGATCCCCATAATCGGGCATTATGGGCAGAAGTGGAACGAGATTTTAGGCAGTTAGAGAAAATTTATTAG
- the secD gene encoding protein translocase subunit SecD produces MRKQRSVLILILVMIIVSIVVIANRPFRLGLDLRGGSQLTIQLKPSEAVPTIDERVLTSVQSVIENRVNELGVSEAVVQTVGQDQIVVQLPGVNNPEEAERVLGGTAQLDFREQKPGTEQQLPVELQVQQGIKQQIEDAKKKADSQALATAIESLNKSNEAIAQLYNNPLLRGQDLKDAYPEPVQGGGNWNIGLVFSPEGGDKFAELTKNLAGTGRTIGIFLDNDLLSAPSVPVDFADTGITGGRAVITGRFTAEDANALAVQLRGGALPVPVEIVENRTVGATLGRDSIQRSIYAGVTGLILVLIFMVVYYRLPGLIADFSLLIYALLSLALFNLLGVTLTLPGIAGFILSIGMAVDANVLIFERTREELKAGKTLYRSVESGFYRAFSSILDGNVTTVIACIALFWFGTGLVKGFALTLGLGVVVSMLTAITCSRSFLFLVLDFPELRKPEFFCPNVVKKSVISN; encoded by the coding sequence ATGCGAAAACAACGTTCTGTTTTAATTCTGATTTTGGTGATGATTATCGTCTCCATTGTTGTCATTGCTAATCGTCCCTTCCGCTTGGGTTTAGACTTGCGGGGAGGTTCTCAACTGACGATTCAATTAAAACCTTCAGAAGCGGTTCCAACAATTGATGAACGGGTTTTAACCTCGGTTCAAAGTGTGATTGAAAACCGGGTAAATGAACTGGGAGTCTCCGAAGCGGTGGTGCAAACGGTGGGACAGGATCAAATTGTTGTGCAGTTACCTGGGGTGAATAATCCTGAAGAAGCAGAACGAGTTTTAGGAGGAACGGCGCAATTAGATTTCCGAGAACAAAAACCGGGAACGGAACAACAACTTCCAGTGGAATTGCAAGTCCAACAAGGAATTAAACAACAAATTGAAGACGCTAAAAAAAAGGCAGATTCTCAAGCTTTAGCCACCGCTATTGAATCGTTGAATAAGAGTAATGAAGCGATCGCTCAACTCTATAATAACCCTCTTCTTCGAGGACAAGATTTAAAAGATGCCTATCCTGAACCCGTACAAGGAGGAGGAAACTGGAATATTGGTTTAGTCTTTAGTCCTGAAGGAGGTGATAAATTCGCGGAACTGACGAAAAATTTAGCCGGAACTGGACGAACAATTGGTATTTTTCTGGATAATGATTTATTAAGTGCTCCGTCGGTGCCGGTAGATTTTGCGGATACGGGAATTACCGGAGGTCGAGCCGTAATTACAGGCCGATTTACCGCCGAAGATGCCAATGCTTTAGCCGTACAATTGCGGGGTGGAGCCTTACCTGTTCCTGTGGAAATTGTGGAAAATCGTACCGTTGGCGCTACCCTGGGACGAGATAGTATTCAACGCAGTATTTATGCTGGGGTAACGGGTTTAATTTTAGTCCTGATTTTCATGGTAGTTTATTATCGATTACCGGGATTAATAGCGGATTTTTCCTTATTAATTTATGCGTTATTAAGTTTAGCTCTGTTTAATTTATTGGGTGTGACTTTAACGTTACCCGGAATTGCGGGATTTATTCTGAGTATCGGGATGGCGGTGGATGCTAATGTTCTGATTTTTGAACGCACTCGTGAAGAATTGAAAGCGGGAAAAACCCTTTATCGTTCTGTAGAATCGGGCTTTTATCGAGCGTTTAGTAGCATTTTAGATGGTAATGTAACTACGGTTATTGCTTGTATTGCCCTATTTTGGTTTGGAACAGGATTAGTCAAAGGATTTGCCTTGACATTAGGATTAGGGGTGGTGGTGAGTATGTTAACAGCAATTACTTGTAGTCGCAGTTTCCTTTTCCTAGTTCTTGATTTCCCAGAGTTAAGAAAACCGGAATTTTTCTGTCCCAATGTTGTGAAAAAATCAGTAATTAGTAATTAG
- the aroH gene encoding chorismate mutase — translation MDWRVRAIRGATTVSENSVAAIREAVIELLDELETRNQLDPDEIISLTFSVTKDLDAIFPAAIARERPLWHNVPLLDVQQMHVEGSLEKCIRFLIHLNLPIQTQVYHPYLRGAKNLRPDWNLTPVHHS, via the coding sequence GTGGACTGGCGAGTTCGTGCAATTCGTGGCGCAACGACGGTTTCAGAAAATTCGGTTGCAGCCATTCGAGAAGCGGTCATAGAATTATTAGATGAATTAGAAACCCGTAATCAACTTGATCCTGATGAAATTATTAGTCTGACTTTTTCTGTTACTAAAGATTTAGATGCTATTTTTCCCGCCGCGATCGCTCGTGAACGTCCCCTTTGGCACAATGTTCCTTTATTAGATGTTCAACAAATGCACGTCGAAGGCAGTTTAGAAAAGTGTATTCGCTTCTTAATTCATCTTAACTTACCCATCCAAACTCAAGTTTATCATCCCTATTTAAGAGGGGCAAAAAACCTCCGTCCCGACTGGAATTTAACTCCTGTTCATCATTCTTGA
- a CDS encoding nucleotidyltransferase family protein: MLLKSTGLSSSVGIQPELEILLICANTQVDTKSRERLKILLQENIDWAELIQMANQHKVMPLLYSNLNAICPESVPKPILTKLKIEFQFNTRKSLLLSGELVRILNLFEKQGIPLLPFKGPVLAVSAADLLKADNHQKTLDQIFDYLEIESNPIKTNLKKVSSNHLSNDIKNYQELVDFINTTDYSHFLEN, encoded by the coding sequence ATGTTACTAAAATCAACGGGTTTGTCTTCATCGGTAGGAATTCAGCCTGAATTAGAAATATTGCTAATTTGTGCTAACACTCAGGTAGACACCAAAAGCAGAGAGCGACTGAAAATTCTACTGCAAGAGAATATAGATTGGGCAGAGTTAATCCAGATGGCAAATCAACATAAGGTGATGCCACTTTTGTACTCAAACCTAAACGCCATTTGTCCAGAATCTGTTCCCAAACCGATTTTGACAAAGTTAAAAATAGAGTTTCAGTTTAATACTCGCAAAAGCCTTTTATTGAGTGGTGAACTGGTTAGAATACTGAATTTATTTGAAAAACAAGGAATCCCCCTTCTTCCGTTTAAAGGGCCTGTATTAGCGGTTTCTGCTGCGGATCTGTTAAAAGCAGATAATCATCAAAAAACCTTAGATCAAATTTTTGATTATTTGGAGATTGAATCTAATCCTATCAAAACTAACTTAAAAAAAGTTTCTAGTAACCATCTATCAAATGACATCAAAAACTATCAAGAATTGGTAGATTTTATTAACACAACAGATTATAGCCATTTTCTAGAAAATTAG
- a CDS encoding ATP-dependent Clp protease proteolytic subunit has protein sequence MREPIQAVQSAYSYTDSPIRTPPPDLESLLLKERIVYLGLPLYSSDDIKRQVGIDVTELIIAQLLYLQFDDPEKPIYFYINSTGTSWYGGDAIGFETEAFAICDTLGYIKPPVHTICIGQAMGTAAMILAAGTKGFRASLPNATIVLNQAKSGARGQATDIQIRAKEVLDNKRTMLEILAKSTGQTVAKITKDTDRMFYLTPDEAKEYGLIDRVLKSRKELPSLVATV, from the coding sequence ATGAGAGAACCCATTCAAGCTGTGCAATCGGCATATTCTTACACCGATAGCCCGATTCGGACTCCCCCCCCAGATTTGGAATCCCTTCTATTGAAGGAAAGGATTGTCTATCTGGGACTTCCCCTGTATTCGTCCGATGACATCAAACGTCAAGTGGGGATTGATGTCACTGAACTGATTATCGCTCAACTGCTTTACTTACAGTTTGACGATCCAGAGAAACCCATCTATTTCTACATCAACTCGACGGGAACTTCCTGGTATGGAGGGGATGCAATTGGGTTTGAAACGGAGGCCTTTGCTATTTGCGATACCCTCGGCTATATTAAACCTCCCGTTCATACCATTTGTATTGGTCAAGCCATGGGAACTGCTGCCATGATTTTAGCAGCCGGAACTAAAGGTTTTCGGGCAAGTTTACCGAATGCCACCATTGTTTTAAATCAAGCCAAAAGTGGGGCAAGAGGTCAAGCAACGGATATTCAAATTCGGGCGAAGGAAGTTCTTGATAACAAGAGGACGATGTTAGAAATTTTGGCAAAAAGTACCGGACAAACGGTGGCAAAAATTACCAAAGATACCGATCGGATGTTCTATTTAACGCCGGATGAAGCCAAGGAATATGGTTTGATTGACCGGGTGTTAAAAAGTCGCAAAGAACTACCTTCATTGGTGGCAACGGTTTAA
- a CDS encoding vWA domain-containing protein → MKVSLQAILSDPNFDVSQATSQRQLAISISAFPSQTDADVPLNLCLILDHSGSMSGKPLETVKQAAIELVDRLKPGDRISIITFDHRAKVLIPNQDIQDLENIKCKIKALKTSGGTAIDEGLKLGIEELGKGKAERISQAFLLTDGENEHGDNTRCLKLAQLAATYNLTINTLGFGEDWNSDVLEEIADAAGGTLAYIEHPEQALDEFSRLFNKMQSVGLTNAYLLLDLMPSVRLAELKPIAQVAPDTIELPIQKEGDKWIVRLGDVMKDIDRVVLANLYFGKFSEGKQAIAQVQIRYDDPSLDLQNLYSDPILVEGNFVNSYQPKSDPFVQQQILALAKYRQTQIAETKLQQGDRAGAATMLQTAAKTALQMGDKSAATVLQTSATKLQSGEELSEADQKKTRIVSKTVLK, encoded by the coding sequence ATGAAAGTCAGTTTGCAAGCGATTCTTAGCGATCCCAACTTCGATGTCTCCCAGGCTACGAGTCAACGTCAGCTTGCGATCTCCATTTCGGCCTTTCCTTCTCAAACTGATGCTGATGTCCCTTTGAATTTGTGCCTGATCTTAGATCATAGCGGTTCCATGAGTGGAAAACCTCTGGAAACCGTCAAACAGGCGGCGATCGAGTTAGTGGATCGATTAAAACCCGGCGATCGCATTTCAATTATAACATTTGATCATCGTGCAAAAGTATTAATTCCCAATCAAGATATTCAAGATTTGGAAAATATTAAATGTAAAATTAAAGCCTTAAAAACATCCGGGGGAACGGCCATTGATGAAGGCCTAAAATTAGGCATTGAGGAATTGGGCAAAGGCAAAGCCGAACGAATTTCCCAAGCCTTTTTATTAACCGATGGCGAAAACGAACACGGTGACAATACTCGCTGTTTAAAATTAGCCCAACTCGCTGCTACTTATAACTTAACAATCAATACCTTGGGATTTGGGGAAGATTGGAACTCCGATGTCTTAGAAGAAATTGCTGATGCAGCCGGGGGAACTTTAGCTTATATTGAACATCCTGAACAAGCGTTAGATGAATTTAGTCGTTTGTTTAATAAAATGCAGTCGGTGGGGTTAACTAATGCTTATTTACTCTTGGATTTAATGCCAAGTGTGCGGTTAGCTGAACTCAAACCCATTGCCCAAGTTGCCCCTGATACGATAGAATTACCGATCCAAAAAGAAGGAGATAAATGGATTGTCCGTTTAGGGGATGTGATGAAAGATATCGATCGGGTGGTTTTAGCTAATTTATATTTTGGTAAATTTTCTGAAGGAAAACAAGCGATCGCCCAAGTGCAAATTCGTTATGATGATCCATCATTAGACTTACAAAATTTATATTCTGATCCGATTCTAGTAGAAGGTAATTTTGTCAATTCCTATCAACCGAAATCTGATCCCTTTGTTCAACAACAAATTTTAGCTCTAGCCAAATATCGTCAAACTCAAATTGCGGAAACGAAACTCCAACAAGGCGATCGCGCTGGAGCAGCAACGATGTTACAAACTGCGGCTAAAACCGCTTTACAAATGGGAGATAAAAGCGCAGCAACGGTACTTCAAACCAGCGCGACAAAATTACAATCTGGGGAAGAATTATCGGAAGCTGATCAGAAGAAAACCCGAATTGTCTCTAAAACCGTTTTGAAATAA
- a CDS encoding alpha-ketoacid dehydrogenase subunit beta → MAPTLLFNALRQATDEEMAHDPRVFVLGEDVGHYGGSYKVTKDLCEKYGDLRVLDTPIAENSFTGMAVGAAMTGLRPIIEGMNMGFLLLAFNQIANNGGMLRYTSGGNFKMPLVIRGPGGVGRQLGAEHSQRLESYFQSVPGLKMVACSTPYNAKGLLKAAIRDDNPVLFFEHVLLYNLKEDIPDEEYIVPIDKAEVVRQGKDVTILTYSRMRHHVMQAVPALVKQGYDPEVIDLISLKPLDFDTIGESICKTHRVIIVEECMKTGGLGAEITASINDRLFDELDAPVLRLASQDIPTPYNGALERLTIVQPEQIVEGVQKIMSKKF, encoded by the coding sequence ATGGCACCAACCCTACTTTTTAATGCCCTGAGACAAGCAACCGATGAAGAAATGGCCCATGACCCCAGAGTGTTTGTGTTAGGGGAAGATGTGGGTCACTATGGCGGTTCCTACAAAGTCACGAAAGACCTCTGTGAAAAATATGGGGACTTGCGGGTTTTAGACACTCCCATTGCAGAAAATAGTTTTACCGGAATGGCTGTTGGGGCTGCAATGACGGGGTTACGACCGATTATTGAAGGGATGAACATGGGGTTTTTGTTACTCGCCTTCAACCAAATTGCCAATAACGGGGGGATGTTGCGCTATACCTCTGGAGGCAATTTTAAAATGCCTTTGGTAATTCGTGGCCCTGGGGGTGTGGGGCGTCAATTGGGTGCGGAACACTCTCAACGCTTAGAATCCTATTTCCAGTCTGTTCCAGGGCTAAAAATGGTCGCCTGTTCGACTCCTTATAACGCTAAAGGGTTACTGAAAGCGGCAATTAGAGATGATAATCCGGTTCTGTTTTTTGAGCACGTTCTGTTATATAACCTTAAAGAAGATATCCCCGACGAAGAATATATTGTCCCGATTGATAAAGCGGAAGTGGTGAGACAGGGGAAAGATGTCACGATTCTGACCTATTCTCGGATGCGTCATCATGTTATGCAAGCGGTTCCTGCTTTGGTGAAACAAGGTTATGATCCTGAAGTGATTGATTTAATTTCTCTTAAACCCTTAGATTTTGACACGATTGGTGAATCCATCTGCAAAACCCATCGGGTGATTATCGTTGAAGAATGTATGAAAACCGGGGGACTGGGGGCAGAAATTACCGCTTCAATTAATGATCGTCTTTTTGATGAATTGGATGCACCTGTATTAAGATTGGCGTCTCAAGATATTCCCACACCTTATAATGGTGCTTTAGAACGACTAACTATTGTGCAACCGGAGCAAATTGTTGAAGGGGTTCAAAAAATTATGAGTAAGAAATTTTAA
- a CDS encoding glycosyltransferase family A protein → MENNFLVSVIIPVYNCEKYLAEAIESVLAQTYQPLEIIVIDDGSTDGSAEVAKRFGTTIQYCFQANSGTAAARNRGIELAKGDFFAFLDADDLWVKDKLTNQMAAFTNNPNLDVIYGQVQQFISQDLAENLKAKLQVSPKLVPGHIPSALLIKRESFFEVGLFETQWKIAEFASWQIRVTELGLQTMMLPELVAKRRLHETNKGIKQREYQTEYLQILKASLDRRRAKS, encoded by the coding sequence ATGGAAAATAATTTTTTAGTCAGCGTCATTATTCCAGTTTATAACTGTGAAAAGTATCTAGCAGAAGCGATTGAAAGCGTACTAGCTCAAACTTATCAGCCACTAGAAATTATTGTAATAGATGATGGTTCAACTGATGGTAGTGCAGAAGTAGCAAAGCGCTTTGGTACTACAATCCAATACTGTTTTCAAGCCAATAGCGGTACGGCGGCGGCTCGTAATCGAGGCATAGAATTAGCCAAAGGCGATTTTTTTGCCTTTCTCGACGCAGATGACCTTTGGGTAAAAGATAAATTAACCAACCAAATGGCAGCATTTACAAATAACCCCAATCTTGATGTCATATACGGACAGGTTCAACAGTTTATTAGTCAAGACTTGGCCGAGAATCTGAAAGCCAAACTACAGGTTTCTCCTAAATTAGTACCAGGACATATTCCCTCAGCATTGCTGATCAAACGGGAGTCTTTTTTTGAAGTTGGCTTATTTGAAACTCAGTGGAAAATAGCCGAATTTGCTAGTTGGCAGATTCGTGTTACAGAGCTAGGACTCCAGACGATGATGTTACCCGAATTAGTAGCCAAGCGGCGACTGCATGAAACCAATAAGGGAATTAAACAACGCGAATACCAAACTGAATATCTTCAGATTTTGAAAGCATCACTAGACCGTCGCCGCGCTAAAAGTTAG
- the secF gene encoding protein translocase subunit SecF, translated as MAFSVIKQRNLWWAISGAIILAGIIAMGISWTRPDIGAPLRPALDFVGGTRLQLELDCSVPNNCNGPIEITEVREVLATQGLANSSIQLLDKDSGQKDKQIVSIRTKNLNVEERSNLQNALSQKIGVFDPKGIQIDTVGPTIGRQIFISGLTALLLAFAGITVYLTFRFKLDYAFFAFVALFHDVLVTLGIFSILGLFLGVEVDSLFLVSLLTIVGFSVNDTVVIYDRVREVIARNPELHINQVVDEAVEQTLTRSINTTLTTLLPLICIFLFGGETLKYFALALLVGFIAGAYSSIFIASTMLAWWRDRKPASVSLATEKD; from the coding sequence ATGGCTTTTAGTGTTATTAAACAACGCAATTTATGGTGGGCGATTTCCGGTGCAATTATTCTAGCGGGAATCATTGCTATGGGGATTTCTTGGACTCGCCCGGATATTGGCGCACCGTTACGTCCGGCTTTAGATTTTGTGGGAGGAACTCGTCTTCAGTTAGAACTCGATTGTTCTGTTCCCAATAATTGTAACGGCCCGATTGAGATTACTGAGGTTCGGGAAGTTTTAGCGACTCAAGGATTAGCGAATAGTTCAATTCAACTGTTAGATAAAGATTCGGGTCAAAAAGATAAGCAAATTGTTTCTATTCGGACAAAAAATTTAAACGTTGAAGAACGTTCAAACCTACAAAATGCTTTAAGTCAAAAAATCGGAGTCTTTGACCCGAAAGGAATTCAAATTGATACCGTAGGCCCCACCATTGGCCGTCAAATTTTTATATCGGGATTAACGGCTTTATTATTAGCTTTTGCGGGAATTACGGTTTATTTAACCTTTCGGTTTAAGTTAGATTATGCCTTTTTTGCCTTTGTTGCTTTATTCCATGATGTTCTGGTTACACTGGGAATTTTTTCAATTTTAGGTTTGTTTTTAGGTGTAGAAGTTGATAGTTTATTTTTGGTTTCCCTCTTGACAATTGTGGGATTTTCTGTTAATGATACGGTGGTGATTTATGACCGGGTTCGAGAAGTGATTGCCCGAAATCCCGAACTTCATATTAATCAAGTGGTGGATGAGGCAGTAGAACAAACTTTAACTCGATCCATTAACACCACATTAACGACTCTGTTGCCCTTAATTTGTATTTTCCTGTTTGGGGGTGAAACTCTGAAATATTTTGCTTTAGCATTATTAGTGGGCTTCATTGCCGGGGCTTATTCCAGTATTTTTATTGCTAGTACAATGTTAGCCTGGTGGCGCGATCGCAAACCCGCTTCTGTGTCTTTAGCAACCGAAAAAGATTAA
- a CDS encoding glycosyltransferase family 2 protein yields MAENESLVSVIIRVYNGDRYLAEAIESVLAQTYRPIEVIVVDDGSTDKTAEIAAQFKDCIRYIYQQNSGPAAARNHGIKIANGDVIAFLDVDDLWSDDKLKLEANYLADNPSVEIVQGLIQNLKISHLTNDNIEIFEKEYHPYNYINLGSGLYRKLVFDKIGLFDESLRYAEDVDWFIRAWENSISKVVLKQVTLFYRKHRENMTVGKTLTELGFVRIFKKHLDRCRKKGTSPRSVLPGMPTINEYLGAPPNTPKIS; encoded by the coding sequence ATGGCGGAAAATGAATCTCTTGTATCTGTAATCATACGAGTTTACAACGGCGATCGCTATCTGGCTGAAGCAATCGAAAGTGTTTTGGCACAGACCTATCGACCAATCGAGGTTATCGTAGTTGATGATGGTTCGACAGATAAAACTGCGGAAATAGCTGCCCAATTCAAAGACTGTATCCGCTATATTTATCAGCAAAATAGTGGGCCAGCAGCGGCTCGTAATCACGGTATAAAAATAGCCAATGGTGACGTAATTGCCTTCTTAGATGTTGACGATCTCTGGTCGGATGATAAACTGAAACTGGAAGCAAATTACTTAGCAGATAATCCCTCAGTAGAAATTGTACAAGGATTAATCCAAAACCTGAAAATTTCTCACTTGACAAATGACAATATAGAGATATTTGAAAAAGAGTATCATCCCTATAATTACATTAACTTAGGGAGCGGATTGTATCGTAAATTAGTTTTTGATAAAATTGGCTTATTTGATGAATCTCTACGCTATGCAGAAGATGTTGATTGGTTTATTAGAGCCTGGGAAAATAGTATATCTAAGGTTGTCTTAAAGCAGGTAACGCTGTTTTATCGAAAGCACCGGGAAAATATGACTGTGGGGAAAACTTTAACTGAGTTGGGGTTCGTTAGGATATTTAAAAAACATCTTGATAGGTGCAGAAAAAAAGGAACTTCTCCCCGTAGTGTATTGCCAGGAATGCCAACTATTAATGAATACTTGGGTGCGCCTCCTAACACTCCAAAAATATCTTAA